GTTGTTGCTCTACATCGCCGCGGCATCGCGGTCGGTCAGCACAGTGATGGTGGTCGAGCGACAGAGAAGGACAAGATCCAAGCCGTCCAGTGCCCggtctactacctgagcgaggtgctctcctcctccaagcagaactacccgcactaccagaagatgtgttacggcgtgtacttcaccgccaagaaactgaagcagTACTTCCAAGAGCACGTTGTTACCGTGGTCAGCACGGCCCCCCTCGCCGAGATCATCGGGTGCCGAGATGCCTCGGGCCGAGTCGCCAAGTGGGCGCTCGagctagccggccacaccatcctctacgagtCTCGCACTACGATCAAGTCCCAAGctttggccgacttcctcgtcgactggaccgagacccagtacctgctgccgccgccggacTCGACGCACTGGCGCATGCATTTCGACGGCTCCAAGATGCGTCTCGGCCTGGGGGCCGGCATCGTGCTGTCCTCCCCGAAGGGTGACCGGCTTCGATACGCGCTCCAGATCCACTTTACCgtctccaacaacgtcgccgagtatGAGCCCTTGTGCCTGGCCTctggcttgccaaggaactcggcatccggTGCATTCTATGCTACCACGACTCGGATCTGGTGGTGTAGCAGTGCTCCGGCGAGTGGGACGCCCGCGATCCCAATAtggctaccgcttcctcgtccaaaACCTGTCCGGTTTCTTCGCGGGCTATGAGTTCCTCCACGTCCCGCGTGCGAAAAACGAGGCCGCCGACACACTCGCCAAGATCGCCTCATCGCGGCAGTCCATTCCGTCCggcgtctccctcgagcacctACACAAGCCGTCCGTCAAGCTGTCACCGGACTCCGAGTCCATCTACATCCCGGACAACCCGGCCGCGCCACAACCTGGCTCGGGGGCTCtcgaacccggcccgggggctgtcgaacccggcccggggactgcaaccgCCGACCCAGCCGCCGCTGTCCCCAACCCGGGGGCTGCCGCCCCGGAACCCGCCCTGGTGGCCGTCTTCGCCGTGGTAGCCGCTCCTTCATGGGCCCTGCCCATCTCGGAGTTCCTGGAGAACAGTGTTCTCCCCATGGACAAGACCGAGGGCCGACAAGTGCAGCGCCGAGCATCCTAcaacatcatcaacaacgagctcgtcaagcgCAGCTCCACCGGCGTGTTCCATCGCTGCATCGAGCAAGACCAGGGCATTGAGATCCTCCTTGACATACACCAGGGCGAGTGCGGGCACCACGCCGCCTTGCGATCCCtagtggccaaggctttccgccatgatttctactggcccacggccctccaagaTGCCGAGTTGCTCGTCCTCAAGTGCGAGGGATGTCAGCGCTTCAGCAAGCGTAGCCACCAGCCAACCTTAGCACTCCGAACCATCCCGATCGcttggcccttcgcggtctggcGACTCGACATGGTGGGGCCCTTCAAAACCGCCCGCGGCAGCATGACACATTTACTggtggcggtggacaagttcaccaaatggatcgaGGCACGGCCAATCAAGAAGATGGACGGACCGACAACCATTCGATTCGTCAAAGACACTGCGGTACGTTACGGCATGTCGAACAGCATCATCACGgacaacggcaccaacttcgcCGAAGGCGTGCTCGCGCAATACTGCTCCGTctccggcatccgcctcgacctGGCGTCCGTTGCACACCCGCAGtccaacggccaggtcgagcggcCAACGACCTCATCTTAGCCGGCATCAAGCCGCGGCTCGTCGAGTCGCTCGTCCGCTCGCCCGGCAGCTGGCTCGACGAGTTGCcagccgtcctctggagcctccGTACCATGCCAAACcggtcgaccgggttcacccTATTCTTCCTCGTTTACGGAGCCGAGGCCATCATCCCGACCgacgtcgagttcgactcgcAGCGCGTCGCGATGTATGCTGAAGCCGAAGCCAAAGAAACCCgcgaagacggcgtcgacctactcgAATAAGCACGCCTCTTGGCGCTCAACCGGCCaaccatctaccagcaaggcactaccacagcaagaaaatcaagcccctcgcgttccgagagggagacctcgtcctccgactcgtccagcagcaagccggccaacacaagctgTCCTCCCCATGGGAAGGAcccttcatcgtcagcaaggcCTTGTGCGATCGCaacgcctactacctcatcgacgctcGCAAGTCAAACACGCGCAAGAGAGATACCGCCGGAGAAGAAACAACCCGGCCGTGGAATGCAGAGCTCCTCCGTCCATTTTACAGTTAGTTGCGTGCACGTATGTATCACTGCCttttgtaatcatataaaaactATGGAGTCCCCGAACGACGCTCGGGGGCTGCCCTTTCCGACCAAGCTATTGTGTCTCCTGCATTTGTGCATCATTTTTCTCTTAAGCAAACCCGGCCACCGGTCCAACTCGCTCGACCCGGGGACTTAGGGGCTGGTCGGCTTGGTTGCTACCTGCCGTCTTCCTTAGTGATTCCTGACGCATTGAGATCGCCGCGGCCCTCCACTTCGTCCCAGGCCACAGAACCGGCTTCGGCTGTCGCCTGGAAAGTGCAATGGGCCAAAGCACCAGCGCGCCACGAACACTAAGTCCAGGACCGCCGGGTTACCcaacccggccccgccactcTAAGTAGCCGCACGACCGGCTGTTCGCCAAACCGGCTTCGCCGGATTGCCACCAGCcagcccagtgggtgtttcgctcgcgctcaacgTTTCGAAAGCCTAAGTACTGCCAGCTCTTCTCAAAGGCCGAACcccttgtcacggaccggagcctcggccgtcAGACTCGCGGGAGGGGGGGGGGAGCCCAAGAGGGGAAAGTCGCAAGAAAACGGCTCAAAAAATGAAAGGCAAAAAGCGCAAACATTCACGAAATTTACACTTACAGCCGGGTTTCCcaacccggccccgccactcTAAGCTGCCGCACAACCGGCTGCCCGCCAAAACCGGCTTcgccggattgccgccagccggcccagtgggtgtttcgctcgcgctcaacgTTTCAAAAGCCTAAGTACTGCCCGCTCTTCTCAAATGCCGAACcccttgtcacggaccggagcctcggccgtcAGACTCGCGGGGGGGGGGGAGCCCAAGAGGGGAAAGTCGCAAGAAAATGGCTCAAAAGACGAAAGGCAAAAGGCGCAAACATTCACGAAATTTATACATCATAAATTTAAAGGACAGGCCCAAGGCCAGAGTTCATTACACCCGAAtacccccagtgggtgggtggacctgctaccTAACAGAAATTTTCACTAAGTTAAAACAGGACAGCCTCACGAATCCCCAGCGTTGGGTCACGCAGCTGACGACTCCCCCTCGGTGGCCTCCGGGTTCGCCGAGGTGCTGGTGTCCTCCTCGGCATCTGCATCGCCGTAGGCACCCGTCTTCTCAGAGCTGCCCTCCGGGTCATTCAGAAGCAGGCCGTAGTCGTCGGCAGGCACAGCTCCGCCATCCTCCGCCCGCTCCGGCTGGAACTCGTCGTGGAAGGCGAACCCGGCGATGTAGGTGGCCCGGGCAGCGATCCATCCGGCCTTCGCCCGCAGCTGGTTCTCGGAGCCGGCTCGCTGGCCCATCAGCACTTCCAGCGACAAGTCCGGATGCCAAGACATCGCAAACATGAGCGCCATCTCGGTGCCGGCCCGGGCGGCAGAGACGCGCCACTCGTGGAGCCGGTCCGGCCCCGCCTCCAACCACCGCCGCCAGCCGCGTGAAGCTGTTCGGCGCAACAGAGCCCGGCCACAaggccgccgccatcgccgcgcCGGCCGTAGAAAGCCGCCCCATCTGCTCGCCTAAGACTCGCAGACGAGCCTCGGGGACGGTCATGATCTCCGGAAAGGTCCAAGCCACCTGTGGGTCGGTTCCGGAGCCGACGACTCCCAGCGGGTTTTGCTGAAAGCGGACGGCTTCCTCCGCCAGCTCGCGTGTCTCTGGAAAGGCCCCTGTCAAGAAGAAAAAGCAAGTCAGAAAAATTGCCAAAGACAAGAAGCCGGATCCCGGCCCCGCAGAACCCAAGAAATGCACTTACTGGAGAAGGAATCTTCCAGGTGCTGCGCTTCGAGCAACGT
This genomic window from Aegilops tauschii subsp. strangulata cultivar AL8/78 chromosome 4, Aet v6.0, whole genome shotgun sequence contains:
- the LOC141022049 gene encoding uncharacterized protein gives rise to the protein MHFDGSKMRLGLGAGIVLSSPKGDRLRYALQIHFTVSNNVAEYEPLCLASGLPRNSASVLRRVGRPRSQYGYRFLVQNLSGFFAGYEFLHVPRAKNEAADTLAKIASSRQSIPSGVSLEHLHKPSVKLSPDSESIYIPDNPAAPQPGSGALEPGPGAVEPGPGTATADPAAAVPNPGAAAPEPALVAVFAVVAAPSWALPISEFLENSVLPMDKTEGRQVQRRASYNIINNELVKRSSTGVFHRCIEQDQGIEILLDIHQDAELLVLKCEGCQRFSKRSHQPTLALRTIPIAWPFAVWRLDMVGPFKTARGSMTHLLVAVDKFTKWIEARPIKKMDGPTTIRFVKDTAVRYGMSNSIITDNGTNFAEGVLAQYCSVSGIRLDLASVAHPQSNGQVERPTTSS